The following coding sequences are from one Nicotiana tomentosiformis chromosome 3, ASM39032v3, whole genome shotgun sequence window:
- the LOC138908499 gene encoding uncharacterized protein, giving the protein MNMWQQFKVRCVWQPTLENLVNENLEKRAQKRISNSHHVARKDGNRPDWIREDVWNQLLAKWNTPEWKKKSQQAKLNRASTKGGSLHTGGSISFAAHRLRMEKERGANVNYAEVFAETHKKKKKDYTREGWIEPRASETFDKYHIGLHAWRKTQPEGTQLTPEDMNAIWTQTAGGVESTGLEYSHPPVSTSNIIQWGIGFPRRHGRYASKSGSNIARISSNSDFDPKIIKKEKQERSCNEYSESEEETDSQ; this is encoded by the exons ATGAATATGTGGCAACAATTTAAG GTTAGGTGTGTATGGCAGCCAACACTTGAAAATCTGGTGAATGAGAACTTAGAGAAGAGAGCACAGAAGCGGATATCGAATTCACATCATGTTGCTAGGAAAGATGGCAACAGGCCTGATTGGATACGTGAAGATGTCTGGAATCAACTTTTGGCGAAGTGGAACACCCCTGAGTGGAAGAAGAAGAGTCAACAGGCAAAGTTAAACAGAGCTTCTACTAAGGGTGGATCATTGCATACTGGAGGTTCTATTAGTTTTGCAGCCCATCGTTTGAGAAtg GAAAAGGAACGTGGGGCAAATGTGAATTATGCTGAGGTCTTTGCGGAGACccacaagaagaagaaaaaggactACACAAGAGAAGGATGGATCGAACCGCGTGCTTCAGAGACATTT gaCAAGTATCATATTGGTCTTCATGCATGGCGAAAAACTCAGCCCGAAGGAACTCAGCTGACCCCCGAGGATATGAATGCAATTTGGACACAGACGGCTGGTGGC gttGAGTCTACGGGATTGGAGTACAGCCATCCTCCAGTTTCCACCAGCAACATTATTCAGTGGGGCATCGGTTTCCCAAGAAGACATGGAAGATATGCGTCAAAAAGTGGATCAAATATCGCAAGAATTTCAAGCAACTCAGACTTTGatccaaaaattattaaaaaagaaaagcaagaaaGGAGCTGCAATGAGTACTCTGAGTCTGAGGAGGAGACTGATTCTCAATAA